One genomic region from Streptomyces sp. NBC_00457 encodes:
- a CDS encoding S1 family peptidase: protein MRKSVSRRAVISLAGVCALGTVFAMAPGASAIVGGVPVPDGERSFVVQIEQQGDDGTWSHYCGGVLVHSRVVATAAHCARFAEQGRVKIRLVLGRSDSRTSGGTVVTDDRFAVYSHPDFDTVTNTDLGLIVLDSSVDQPRAALPPLGTQLRPGRLVRAAGWGRTDLDDPNKPSRMREVKLPVNKFDTEGGVWDKEFRAVEIKRSAAADGVDQFLECCGRGLR from the coding sequence TTGCGCAAGTCAGTGAGCCGACGGGCGGTCATCTCCCTCGCGGGTGTCTGCGCGTTGGGAACCGTGTTCGCCATGGCACCCGGCGCGTCGGCGATCGTCGGTGGAGTGCCGGTACCGGACGGCGAGCGGTCCTTCGTCGTACAGATCGAGCAACAGGGCGACGACGGGACCTGGTCGCACTACTGCGGCGGAGTACTGGTCCACAGCCGCGTTGTCGCCACCGCGGCGCACTGCGCCAGGTTCGCCGAGCAGGGCAGGGTCAAGATCCGGCTGGTCCTGGGGCGGTCCGACTCGAGGACGTCCGGCGGAACAGTGGTGACCGACGACCGCTTCGCCGTCTACAGCCACCCCGACTTCGACACCGTGACCAACACGGACCTGGGGCTCATCGTGCTCGACAGTTCGGTCGACCAGCCTCGCGCGGCCCTGCCACCGCTGGGAACACAGCTGCGGCCGGGGCGTCTCGTACGCGCCGCCGGTTGGGGACGTACCGATCTCGACGATCCGAACAAGCCCTCCCGTATGCGCGAAGTGAAGCTGCCCGTGAACAAGTTCGACACAGAGGGCGGTGTCTGGGACAAGGAGTTCCGGGCAGTAGAGATCAAGAGGTCTGCCGCTGCCGACGGTGTTGATCAGTTCCTGGAGTGCTGCGGGCGGGGGCTTCGTTGA